The Halomicronema hongdechloris C2206 genome includes a window with the following:
- a CDS encoding type II toxin-antitoxin system RelE family toxin, with amino-acid sequence MTYTIITPKAVQKQLDALPDDVYNRIAKKIEQLAEDPRPDGVVKMKGSDNEYRIRTGSPRRAIASKPHLG; translated from the coding sequence ATGACCTACACCATCATCACACCGAAAGCTGTGCAAAAACAGCTAGATGCTTTGCCTGATGACGTTTACAATCGCATCGCTAAGAAGATTGAGCAACTTGCCGAAGATCCACGCCCTGATGGGGTGGTCAAGATGAAAGGTTCTGACAATGAGTACCGTATTCGTACAGGAAGTCCCCGCAGGGCTATCGCATCTAAACCTCATCTAGGTTGA
- a CDS encoding type II toxin-antitoxin system VapC family toxin produces MTVLPALLDTDILSAILRQDPVVIPKAQEYLVAHEQFTFSIITRYEILRGLKAKGATKQLAAFDLFCEVNIILLLTDEIIIKASDIYALLRQRGELIGDADILIASTALAQGLCVITNNLSHFQRIPELQIQNWLQP; encoded by the coding sequence ATGACCGTTTTACCTGCACTTCTGGATACGGATATTCTCTCTGCTATCCTGCGCCAGGATCCAGTTGTGATTCCGAAAGCTCAGGAGTACTTGGTCGCTCATGAACAGTTCACTTTCTCGATCATTACTCGATATGAGATTCTGCGTGGACTAAAAGCAAAAGGTGCAACAAAACAGCTTGCGGCATTCGATCTCTTCTGTGAGGTGAATATCATTTTGCTGCTGACTGATGAAATCATTATCAAAGCTTCTGACATCTACGCACTTTTGAGACAGCGAGGTGAACTGATTGGAGATGCAGACATCCTAATCGCTTCTACTGCTTTGGCTCAAGGATTATGTGTAATCACCAATAACCTCAGTCATTTTCAACGAATTCCTGAATTGCAAATTCAAAACTGGTTGCAACCATGA
- a CDS encoding antitoxin family protein, with amino-acid sequence MQQIVEAVYENGIFRPLKVPELSEGQEVQLIVKSQTKIRPEQMLQLAAEVYEGFSAEQIQDVEQIALERQSFFEDSLIQ; translated from the coding sequence ATGCAACAGATTGTAGAAGCAGTTTATGAGAATGGGATCTTTCGTCCATTAAAAGTACCAGAGTTATCTGAAGGACAGGAAGTTCAGTTGATTGTTAAATCGCAAACCAAAATAAGACCAGAGCAAATGCTTCAGTTGGCGGCTGAAGTTTATGAAGGGTTTTCTGCTGAGCAGATTCAAGACGTTGAGCAAATTGCTTTAGAGCGTCAAAGTTTCTTTGAGGATTCACTGATTCAATGA
- a CDS encoding NACHT domain-containing protein: MLEWVAATTGIELGKLVLEQVLDLSKPVLEGYVQDFFKDCLSSGVSRLNATALKTPMAEAVGYFIKRFIKELQINDVPETSIQHHYKAVIKKFVQDKAVRPILGKAFEKDCKQIDYGQLEQIWAQQYQVSGWQFPLEEFDWRGICKEYVYEVKGIVKANPELRSLLETDLLEDIARNTAQLSPGFDVETYRASLQSSYGYLKLYTLDSTDRVDAIKLWAMFIEQTVREALPPMRYDLPLDLKRQLQAEGQLAADLSPEALERYRHEYFQQPARKVLEAVADSQRTVILGDPGSGKSSLLQYLALEWVEGKTEKLPLLIELREFAINPSANFLEFLHQGRGVDWQFDQHQLHQYLLESPTLVMFDGLDEVFDRATQSTVIDDIIRFSQQYPKAQVLVTSRIIGYNPDRLQHSSFRHFTIQSLDTDEIHEFIDRWYDLSMGSDPDKVRLKQRLKDAIANSKAISNLADNPLLLTMMAILNRRQELPRDRADLYDQAARVLLYHWDVDHKRLQIPMDAIGRREKQEMLRLIAYEMQAGEEGLKGNLISSDRLTHILTKYLRDQGFSEPREKANRLIQQLRERNFILCYRGVDTYGFMHRTFLEYFCAVEIVHRFEKQHTLTFEQLRDDIFGQHWQDETWHETLRLIILMISSDFAVQAINFLLGQTYRQEEYSFLSVILAADCFLESRNRCIYKDAESDIIKSLKELAQYSLVPGDYWVSIIEFQLRAIDRIVKMQKDPKDSLLWLDEFVTRDHESLVKTSALRIIGQYFSNFSEAVCILKKHSKDNRDSLIRRAALEELIQSCVENPEIFKLLCDLTVEDPFQSDTETLTINPRKIALRALLEHYSIHPKTFELLRDRVINDPDEQLREWAQEQLKMQNEKLEMEVE, from the coding sequence ATGCTGGAATGGGTGGCAGCCACAACAGGAATAGAGCTAGGCAAGCTAGTGCTAGAGCAGGTTCTCGATTTGAGTAAGCCTGTTCTTGAGGGGTATGTTCAAGATTTCTTTAAAGATTGCCTGAGTAGTGGAGTCAGCCGACTCAATGCCACAGCACTGAAAACACCGATGGCAGAAGCAGTTGGCTACTTTATCAAGCGATTTATTAAAGAGCTTCAGATTAACGACGTTCCCGAAACCAGTATTCAGCATCACTACAAAGCAGTAATCAAGAAGTTTGTGCAGGATAAGGCGGTGCGCCCCATTCTGGGAAAAGCTTTTGAGAAGGATTGTAAGCAAATTGATTACGGGCAGTTAGAGCAAATCTGGGCACAACAATATCAAGTTTCTGGATGGCAATTTCCTTTAGAAGAGTTTGATTGGCGGGGCATTTGCAAGGAATATGTGTATGAGGTCAAGGGCATTGTTAAAGCGAATCCAGAGTTGCGATCGCTGCTTGAAACCGATCTACTAGAAGACATTGCCCGCAATACCGCGCAACTCTCACCCGGCTTTGATGTTGAGACTTATCGAGCCAGTTTGCAGTCCAGCTATGGCTATCTGAAGCTATACACCCTTGACAGCACCGATCGCGTTGATGCCATCAAGCTCTGGGCAATGTTCATTGAGCAAACGGTGCGAGAAGCCTTGCCCCCAATGCGCTACGACCTGCCTCTGGACTTGAAACGACAATTGCAAGCCGAAGGACAACTTGCAGCAGATTTATCGCCTGAAGCCTTAGAGCGTTATCGTCACGAGTACTTTCAGCAACCCGCACGAAAGGTTTTAGAAGCGGTAGCAGATTCGCAACGGACGGTGATTTTAGGAGATCCAGGATCGGGTAAGTCGAGTCTGCTGCAATACCTAGCACTGGAATGGGTCGAAGGCAAGACAGAGAAACTACCGTTATTGATTGAGTTGCGGGAATTCGCCATCAATCCATCTGCGAACTTTCTCGAATTTCTCCATCAAGGTCGGGGTGTAGATTGGCAGTTTGATCAACATCAACTGCATCAGTATTTACTGGAGTCTCCTACCCTGGTGATGTTTGATGGTCTGGATGAGGTGTTCGATCGCGCCACCCAATCGACCGTCATTGACGATATTATTCGCTTTTCCCAGCAATATCCCAAAGCTCAGGTGCTGGTCACATCTCGCATCATTGGTTACAACCCCGATCGCCTTCAGCACAGCAGTTTTCGTCACTTCACAATTCAATCCCTCGATACCGACGAGATTCACGAGTTTATCGATCGCTGGTATGACTTATCAATGGGCAGCGATCCCGATAAAGTGCGGCTAAAACAGCGATTGAAAGATGCGATCGCCAATTCCAAAGCGATCTCCAACCTGGCAGACAATCCACTACTGCTGACGATGATGGCAATTCTGAATCGACGGCAGGAGTTACCCCGCGATCGCGCCGACCTCTATGACCAGGCTGCGCGGGTGTTGCTCTACCACTGGGATGTGGATCACAAGCGATTGCAGATTCCGATGGATGCGATCGGGCGGCGGGAGAAACAAGAGATGTTGCGCCTGATTGCCTATGAGATGCAGGCAGGGGAAGAGGGGCTGAAGGGTAATTTGATTAGTAGCGATCGCCTCACCCACATTTTGACCAAATATTTGCGCGATCAGGGTTTCAGTGAACCCCGCGAAAAAGCCAATCGGCTGATTCAACAACTGCGCGAACGTAACTTCATCCTCTGCTATCGCGGAGTCGACACCTACGGCTTCATGCACCGCACCTTTTTAGAATATTTTTGTGCGGTTGAAATTGTTCATCGCTTCGAGAAACAGCACACCCTCACCTTTGAACAACTACGCGATGATATATTCGGTCAACACTGGCAAGATGAAACCTGGCATGAAACTTTAAGACTTATAATTTTAATGATTAGTAGCGATTTTGCAGTTCAAGCTATAAATTTCCTATTGGGGCAAACTTACAGGCAAGAAGAGTATTCATTTCTAAGTGTTATTCTTGCTGCTGACTGCTTCCTCGAATCGAGAAACAGATGCATCTACAAAGATGCGGAATCAGACATTATTAAATCCCTCAAAGAACTAGCTCAATATAGTTTAGTCCCAGGAGATTACTGGGTATCTATAATTGAATTCCAACTAAGAGCAATAGACAGAATAGTGAAAATGCAGAAAGATCCTAAGGATAGCTTGCTCTGGCTAGATGAATTTGTTACGCGAGATCACGAATCACTAGTTAAAACTTCGGCTCTACGAATTATAGGGCAATACTTTTCTAATTTCTCAGAAGCAGTATGCATCCTAAAAAAACATTCTAAAGATAATAGAGATTCTCTGATTCGACGAGCTGCACTAGAAGAATTAATCCAAAGCTGTGTAGAAAACCCTGAAATCTTCAAGCTTTTGTGCGATCTTACAGTAGAAGATCCCTTTCAATCTGACACAGAGACACTAACGATTAATCCTCGTAAAATTGCTCTACGTGCTCTCCTTGAGCATTATTCCATCCATCCCAAAACTTTTGAATTGCTGCGCGATCGCGTCATCAACGATCCCGATGAGCAACTACGAGAATGGGCACAGGAGCAATTAAAAATGCAAAATGAAAAATTAGAAATGGAGGTCGAATAA